A stretch of Arachis hypogaea cultivar Tifrunner chromosome 15, arahy.Tifrunner.gnm2.J5K5, whole genome shotgun sequence DNA encodes these proteins:
- the LOC112751472 gene encoding uncharacterized protein: MKVLNPCTLVLMNSIAVPSRSLPFIKSFRASSKSFPPLTCFCSINNSNSSESEEKRVSLTGIVNEQVEELLSKEENKSILDGLEKASLRVDMAKKQLAIIEEQELAAKKFRDYVNKLERQASEIAECQREISEAKALVEEAERALLVSESGAEDGEEIDRDKERLESVKAASIAALVGTLSGLPICLTQVTDTTQLLLPLAINFISCILFGVTFRYAVRRNLDDVNLKTGVAAAFGVVKGLATLGGGPVLELNLDSFLSHALDGTIYVAESFFIFVCAAVALDYCFKTRLLSPFPIDRSI; encoded by the exons ATGAAGGTTCTCAATCCttgcactcttgttcttatgaacTCCATTGCTGTTCCTTCTCGTTCTCTTCCTTTCATAAAGTCCTTCAGAGCTTCTTCAAAATCATTCCCACCATTGACATGCTTCTGCAGCATCAATAACAGTAACAGTTCAGAGTCAGAAGAGAAGAGGGTTTCTCTGACTGGGATTGTGAACGAGCAAGTTGAGGAGCTTCTGAGCAAAGAAGAGAACAAGTCAATACTTGATGGCTTGGAGAAGGCTTCTCTGAGGGTTGACATGGCCAAGAAACAACTTGCCATCATTGAAGAACAAGAACTTGCTGCTAAGAAGTTCAGGGATTATGTCAACAAGCTTGAAAGACAAGCTTCTGAG ATTGCAGAATGTCAAAGAGAAATATCTGAAGCAAAAGCCCTGGTTGAGGAAGCAGAACGCGCACTCTTAGTAAGCGAGAGTGGAGCTGAAGATGGCGAAGAAATTGACCGGGACAAAGAGAGATTGGAGTCAGTAAAAGCAGCATCCATTGCTGCCCTTGTTGGCACCCTTTCAGGGCTCCCCATATGCCTCACTCAGGTCACAGACACTACTCAGCTGCTTCTCCCTTTGGCTATCAACTTCATCAGCTGCATACTGTTTGGAGTAACCTTTCGATACGCAGTAAGGAGAAACTTGGATGACGTTAATCTTAAAACAGGGGTAGCCGCTGCTTTCGGTGTTGTTAAAG GTCTTGCAACCCTGGGTGGTGGACCAGTTCTTGAACTGAACCTTGACAGCTTCTTATCACATGCCCTAGATGGAACCATTTATGTAGCTGAGagttttttcatttttgtctGTGCTGCTGTTGCTCTAGATTACTGTTTCAAGACAAGGCTTTTGAGCCCTTTTCCAATTGATAGATCCATTTAG
- the LOC112751471 gene encoding pentatricopeptide repeat-containing protein At4g21065-like, with protein MSPKDLAFYKAQQTLITFFKRCSTIKHIKQVQAHVFHTGFHHDNIVLGQIILFCSLHKHMNYAVSVFNKVHNPDTFIWNTTIRGFGNALQPQKAFDFYRRMLREKTALADTFTFSFLLKIVASFGPIILGKQLHCNVVKLGFETHAYVGNSLMHMYGMLREDETARKVFDEMKDPDLVTWNCVIDCHVHCGKYKEALELFTRMVDAGVQPNDATLVVTLSACGAIGMLDFGRRVHDFVQETGLDEVTEVSNSLIDMYAKCGVVEEACETFWRMRRKSVVSWNVMIFGLATHGDGREALALFARMLEQNAVRPDELTLLGVLCACSHGGMVEEGRRYFDVMNREYNIQPTMKHYGCMVDLLGRAGLVEEAYRLIKSMPMECDAVVWRTLLAACRVHGNILLGKKVRSHLLELKADHSSDYVLLASMYASRGQWNEMSRERKSMQERRVQKPEPGNSLIGIPGTGLEKVTLERLS; from the coding sequence ATGAGTCCTAAAGACTTGGCCTTTTATAAGGCTCAACAAACGCTCATAACCTTTTTTAAGCGATGTTCCACCATTAAGCACATTAAGCAGGTTCAAGCCCACGTTTTTCACACTGGTTTTCACCATGACAACATCGTCCTAGGACAAATCATTCTCTTCTGTTCACTTCACAAGCACATGAACTATGCTGTCTCTGTTTTCAACAAGGTCCATAACCCAGATACATTCATTTGGAACACCACGATCAGGGGGTTTGGTAACGCCCTACAACCTCAAAAGGCCTTCGATTTCTATCGCAGAATGCTGAGAGAGAAAACAGCACTAGCGGATACTTTTACGTTCtcgttcttgctcaaaattgttgCTTCATTCGGACCCATTATTTTGGGGAAGCAACTGCACTGTAATGTAGTCAAGCTTGGTTTTGAAACTCATGCTTACGTTGGGAACTCCCTCATGCACATGTATGGTATGTTGAGGGAGGATGAAACTGCACgcaaggtgtttgatgaaatgaagGATCCGGATTTGGTGACTTGGAACTGTGTTATAGATTGTCATGTGCATTGTGGGAAGTATAAGGAAGCTTTGGAGTTGTTCACAAGGATGGTGGATGCTGGGGTGCAGCCTAATGATGCGACTTTGGTGGTGACGCTCTCTGCATGTGGTGCTATTGGAATGCTGGATTTTGGTAGGAGGGTTCATGATTTTGTCCAAGAAACAGGTCTTGATGAGGTTACAGAGGTTTCGAATTCGCTTATTGATATGTATGCTAAGTGTGGGGTGGTGGAGGAAGCGTGCGAGACGTTCTGGAGGATGAGAAGGAAGAGTGTTGTTTCGTGGAATGTCATGATCTTTGGGCTTGCAACGCATGGCGATGGACGAGAGGCGTTGGCATTGTTTGCAAGAATGTTGGAGCAGAATGCAGTGAGGCCAGATGAGCTTACGCTCTTGGGAGTGTTGTGTGCTTGTAGCCATGGAGGAATGGTTGAGGAAGGGAGGAGGTATTTTGATGTTATGAACAGAGAATATAACATCCAACCGACGATGAAGCACTATGGTTGCATGGTAGACCTTTTGGGTCGTGCTGGTTTAGTTGAAGAAGCATATAGATTAATAAAGAGCATGCCAATGGAGTGTGATGCTGTCGTGTGGAGGACGTTATTGGCGGCTTGTCGAGTTCATGGGAACATTCTACTTGGTAAAAAGGTAAGGAGCCATCTGTTGGAACTGAAAGCAGATCATAGCAGTGATTATGTTCTTCTTGCAAGCATGTATGCAAGCAGGGGTCAATGGAATGAAATGAGCAGAGAGAGAAAATCAATGCAGGAAAGGCGGGTTCAAAAACCAGAGCCCGGTAACAGCTTAATTGGCATTCCTGGAACAGGGTTAGAGAAAGTGACCCTTGAAAGATTATCCTAA
- the LOC112751473 gene encoding uncharacterized protein: MDDWEDEQIAPIDLNKKEVTKSKWDDEDVDENDVKESWEDEDEPAPAPAPAPAPKTTEKAPKKSEKAAEKKGKSVEPVKEEPLDPVAEKLRQQRLVEEADYKSTKELFGGGGKDEKNLDTFIPKSESDFSEYAELISHRLRAFEKSYHYIGLLKAVMRLSMVQLKGADAKDIASSVTAIANEKIKAEKEANAGKKKGGKKKQLIVEKPDDDFASSDRYEALDDYDFM, from the exons ATGGACGATTGGG AGGATGAGCAAATTGCACCTATTGACCTTAACAAAAAGGAAGTGACTAAAAGTAAATGGGATGATGAAGATGTGGATGAAAATGATGTAAAGGAATCATGGGAGGATGAAGATGAGCCTGCTCCG GCACCAGCACCGGCACCTGCCCCTAAAACAACCGAAAAGGCTCCTAAAAAATCTGAAAAAGCTGCTGAAAAGAAGGGAAAGAGTGTAGAACCAGTAAAGGAAGAACCGTTGGATCCTGTGGCTGAAAAACTTAGACAACAAAG ACTGGTTGAAGAAGCAGATTATAAGAGTACCAAAGAATTGTTTGGTGGTGGGGGAAAAGATGAGAAAAACCTTGATACTTTCATACCCAAGTCAGAGAGTGATTTCTCGGAGTATGCAGAGCTTATCTCACACAGGCTTCGTGCTTTTGAG AAAAGCTATCATTATATTGGTTTGCTGAAGGCTGTAATGAGACTATCTATGGTTCAATTGAAAGGAGCCGATGCAAAAGACATTGCATCTTCAGTTACTGCCATTGCAAATGAGAAGATAAAAGCAGAGAAAGAAGCCAATGCTGGAAAAAAGAAAG GTGGCAAGAAAAAACAGCTTATTGTTGAAAAACCGGATGATGATTTTGCTAGCAGTGATCGATATGAGGCTTTGGACGATTATGATTTCATGTGA